In the Helianthus annuus cultivar XRQ/B chromosome 11, HanXRQr2.0-SUNRISE, whole genome shotgun sequence genome, one interval contains:
- the LOC118484318 gene encoding uncharacterized protein LOC118484318, whose product MTFQVSFLKNSGELVNLRWITCRLMGDLEGSSAFRILTFSRFISDHCPLILICSNKNFSPKPFRVFNSWMDRKDFDKVIRKACNNFIGVGDPDVKLLQKFKKIRGDFKKWKNETLVKEGEKERNLKEELEKLEEWAEARELSEEEEWIKSECVKELK is encoded by the exons ATGACATTTCAGGTATCGTTTTTGAAAAATTCTGGGGAGCTGGTAAATTTGAGATGGATCACGTGCCGGCTAATGGGAGATCTGGAGGGATCGTCAGCATTTAGGATCCTAACGTTTTCAAG GTTTATCTCGGATCACTGTCCTCTCATTCTGATTTGTTCGAATAAAAATTTTAGTCCAAAACCGTTTAGAGTTTTCAATTCGTGGATGGACCGGAAGGACTTTGACAAGGTGATTAGAAAGGCGTGTAATAATTTTATTGGAGTTGGGGATCCTGACGTGAAGTTActccaaaaattcaaaaagatcaGGGGAGATTTCAAAAAGTGGAAAAACGAAACTTTAGTCAAGGAAGGAGAAAAAGAAAGGAATCTTAAGGAAGAGTTGGAGAAGTTGGAAGAATGGGCGGAAGCGAGGGAGTTATCTGAAGAAGAGGAATGGATCAAGTCGGAGTGCGTTAAAGAATTAAAGTAG